A DNA window from Phragmites australis chromosome 11, lpPhrAust1.1, whole genome shotgun sequence contains the following coding sequences:
- the LOC133885447 gene encoding uncharacterized protein LOC133885447: MQHAISLFPSPLSPAEEQPSRQKQIALLLSVASPARHAPQAYTCTQHTLEQTAIAATLSLLALSLHCLFFTERKQQQQQPISSAVSATRKQLSSNSHSSLVLSLSAKRRAAPPSCSRGHAELKLAPSSPSRRCSKAPPPPSEVRRCPTTPDLQELGAASPDRATSSSPATAPTAGSPTSSSILLLRALPDPSNPAGTSTRRTRQTRLSPKVPAVVIVTRVAVSGS, from the exons ATGCAGCACGCCAtctctctcttcccttctccactGAGTCCAGCAGAGGAGCAACCAAGCAGGCAAAAGCAAATTGCTCTCCTCCTCTCGGTGGCTTCACCTGCAAGGCATGCTCCACAGGCATATACATGCACACAGCACACACTCGAGCAGACAGCCATAGCAGCCACCCTCTCActccttgctctctctctccactgCTTGTTCTTCACTGAGCgcaagcaacagcagcagcagcccatCTCTTCTGCTGTCTCGGCCACGCGCAagcagctcagcagcaacagccatagctctctcgtgctctctctctcagcaAAACGACGAGCAGCTCCTCCCTCCTGCTCTCGCGGCCACGCAGAGCTAAAGCTAGCACCTTCTTCCCCGAGCCGGCGCTGCAGCAAggctccaccgccgccgagcGAAGTCCgtcgttgcccaaccactccgGACCTGCAGGAGCTTGGAGCAGCCTCACCGGACCGAGCCACTTCGAGCTCACCTGCCACGGCGCCGACCGCCGGTTCTCCAACCTCATCGTCGATCTTGCTGCTGCGAGCCCTCCCTGACCCGTCCAATCCCGCG ggaacttcgacccggcgaacgaggcaaacgaggctgtccccgaaggttcccgcagtggtgatcgtgactcgggtagctgtgagcggcagctag